The DNA window GGCGGGCCGGCGTGGGCATCGGCACGCTCTACCGGAACTTCCCGAAGCGGCGCGACCTGTTCGAGGCGGTCTACGTCGAGGAGGTGCGCGCGCTCAGCGCCTCCGCCGCCGACCTGGCGGACCGCCCCCCGTGGGAAGCCCTGGTCGCCTGGCTGCACCGGTTCGTCGCCTACGTCGGCACCAAGCGGGCCCTCGCCGAGGAGCTGGTGCACGACTCCGAGGTGTTCCGCAGCTGCCGCACCGAGATCTACGCCGCCGGCGAGCCGCTGCTGCGCCGCGCCCAGGAGGCCGGGGTGGCCCGGCCGGACGCCACCTTCGACGACGTGGTGCGGCTGGTCAGCGGCATCATGGCGTACCAGTTCTTCGAGCCGGCCCAGCGCGACCGCGTGCTGACCATCGCCCTGGACGGCCTGCGCCACCCCGCCACCTCCCGCTGAGGGTCCAAAAGGGACGGCAGGGGTATCCCCGCGTTGCGCCGGACGTCGACAATGGTGCGACACCCGCCGTCACCCGGAGGAGACCATGCGCGAACCGGCGACCCGGTCCCGGCCGGCCCGGGAGAAGCTCCCCGCGGGCGGCCTCGAACTGCTCTCCCTGCTGGCGCGACTGCTCCGGCGACCCCGCCGCGGCGACCGCCGGCTGCCCCTGCTTTGGCTGGTCCGCCCGGCGGAGGACGGCGTCGTGGGCGCCCTGCTGCGCCGCTTCGTCGGCCGGGGTGACCGGCGCCGCGTGCCGCACGCCGTGCTGGACCTGACCGCCCGGCCGGGGCCCGACGACGTCGCGGGAGTGCTGCGCGAGCTGCACCGGCAGCTCTCCGTGGAGGCGTTCGGTGCGGCCCGGCTGCGGTTCCGGCACTACCCCCTCGCCGACTGGCTGATGCACCAGACCCTGGCCGTCGACGTGGACGCCGCGGACGGCGGCCGGGCCGCGCTGGTCCACCGGCTGCGCGACTGGCGGGGCCGGCGGGCCGGCGACGACCCCCAGGTGGGCGGCGGGTCGGCCGTCGGCACCGCGCTGCAGGTGCTGCTCTGGCTGCTGCGCCGGGCGATGCCGAGCGTGCTCTTCCGGATCGCCGTCTCCGGCCGGGTGCCGGTGTTCGGGCGGCAGTACCGGTGGTTCATGCGCCAGCAGTACCTCGCGCCCCGGCAGTCCGTGACGTTCCTCGGCTTCGCCGAGCGGCTCACCGCCGGCTGGCGCGACGGCGAGCACCCGGCGCAGGTGCAGAAGCTGCTGTTGCACGCGTTCCTGGAGGACCTGCGGCAGGCGTACCGGAGGCGGTTCTGGCGGCCGGGTGACTGGCGGCGCACCGCGTACCCGGTCCTGCTGCTCGACGGGGTGAGCCCGGACAACGTCGGGCACACCCTGGTCCGGCTGCTCGACGAGGTGCGCAACGAGACCGGCCGCAACGACCCGTTGCTGGTGGTGGCGGTCGCCACCGGGCCGCCCCCGGAGCGGGCCGCCACCCGGCCCGTGGCCCAGGCCGAGGAGGCGTACGAGGAGTGGGCCGAGGCGCTGCCGGAGATCCGGCGGCTGCGCCGCGCGGGCGCCTGGCTCGTGGTGCTGCGGATCGACGGCGACGACGTCGGCGCCCCGGTGGGCGTTGCCCCGCCCGGGCTGGTCGCGCCGGAACCGCCCTGGTGGTCGCGGCGGTTCCTGCCGGCCGCGGTGGTCCTCGTGCTGCTGGCCGGGGTGGCCGTGTGGGCCACCGGGCGGTGGGCACCGGACTGCCGCCCGTGGCCGACCGACCGGGTGAGCGTGCGGCTGGTCGACGGCGAGTGCGTCGGCTACAGCGATACCTCCGGCCAGGTCTTCAACAGCGAGCCCGGGCAGGACCGCCTCCGCGCGGTGCAGCGGCGGATCTTCGCACAGAACCGGGCCGCCGAGGAGGTGTGGCGGCGCAGCGACCACCGCCGGCCCTACCTGACCCTGGTCTACCTGGGCAGCCTCACCGGCAACCGCACCCGCGCCGACGAGGAGTCGTACGTCTCCGAGCGCGAGGAGCTGGAGGGCATGGCGACCGCCCAGTACGCGCTGCTCAAGGAGTCGGCGGCGGCGGACGACGCGGCGCTGCTGCACATCGTGGTGGCCAACGCTGGCCGGCAGATGCGGCACGCCGGCGACGCGGTCCGGCTGCTGGAGGGGCTGGCCCGGGACGATCCCACCGTCCTCGGCGTGGTGGGGCTGGTGGACAGCCGCACCAGCACGGCGTCGGCCCTGCGGGAACTCAACCGGGTCGGCCTGCCGGTGCTCGCCCCCACCCTCTCGGCCGACCGGATGGACGCCAACTCGAGCCTCTACCTGGCCATGTCGGCGCCCAACCGGGAGCAGGCCCGGATGATCGAGACGTACGCCCGGCAGGTGCTGCGGGTGGGTGAGGCGCACGTCTACTGGACCACCGGCGAGGGCAGCTCGCTGGACCAGGATCTCTACGTGGCCACCCTGGTCGACGGGCTGCGGGAGCGGTTCGGCCCCCGGCTCACCCGGCTCGACGAGTGGCGCAGCGGGCGGCGGATGACCCAGGAGTGCGGCTACCGCGGGATGCTCTTCTTCGCCGGGCGCTGGTCGGAGTTCGACGGGTTCCTGCGGGCGCTCAAGGAGTGCGGCGCCGACCCGCCCCGCCACCTGGTCGCCGACGACTCGGTGAACCGCTACATGGCCAACCCGGGGCTGCGGGCGAGCGCCCCGGGCAACCTGCCGGTCACGTACGTGTCGAAGGCCGCCCTGGCGACCTGCACCGCGCTGCGGGCCGCGCAGGCCCGGCGCGACGACGCCCGGGGCAGCTTCCTCACCTGGATCGGCGCGGACGACCTGCTCGACCCGCCGCGCTGCCGCGACGGCGCCGACGCGCCCGTCGGCGAGCGGGTCAGCCTCGCCTACGACGCCTCGATGATGGTGGTGCGCGCCCTGGAGAGCCTCGCCGCGCGGCTGCGGCACGCCGACACCGGCCGGCGCTGGGACCCCCACGCGGTCAACCCGGTGGGGGTCCACGCCGAGGTGCTGCGGCAGAACGCCGCCGGCGGCTACCCGGGGGTGGGCGGCCTGGTCCGGTACGCCCCGGACTCCGGCGAGCCGGTCGCCAAGCGGCTGGCGCTGCTCACCGTCGCCCGGGTGCCCGACGTGGCCACCCCGCCGGTCGAGGTGTTCGCCTGCGGGGTGGCCGACGGCGGCCCCGACCCGGGCTGCCGCCCCGGCTGACGCCGCGACGGCCGGCGGCCCCCAGGCGCCGCCGGCCGTCGCCGTCGGATCAGGACGCGGCGAGATCCGCGTTGCTCGGCCGGCCCCACGGGCCGGTGATCGCGAAGACGTAGCCCGGGGACTGGATGTTCGCGAACAGGATCTTCCCGTCCGCGCTGAACGTCGGGCCGGTGAACTCGCTGTCGTTGAGCTCGTTGCGCGCCAGCGGGTACGCCTTGCCCTGCTCGGTCACCCCGACCAGGTGCGACACGCCCTCGCCGTCCTCGGCCAGGATCACCCCGCCGTACGGGGAGACGGTGATGTTGTCCGGCCCGTCGAAGTTGCCGTTGTCGGCCTCCGGGTCGGTGTTCACCCCGAAGATGGTCTTCAGCGTCACCGTCTCGGTGCGCGGGTCGTAGAACCAGACCTGGCCGTCGTGCTCGTTGACGCTGCCGTCGTCGTGCCGGGCGAAGCTGGCCACGAAGTACGCGCCGCCGTCGGCCCACCAGGCGCCCTCCAGCTTGCGGCTGCGGGTCACCTCGTCGTCGGTGAACTGCTTGCGCACCGAGACCGTCTTGGCGTCCCGGTCCGGCACGTCCACCCACTGCACCTTGTAGCGGGTGCCCGGCGTGGTGGCCTCCGACAGGTCCGCGACGTGCTGGCCGCCCCGGAAGCAGCTCATCGCCTGGAGGCGGCCGGCGGTGTCCCCGTCCGGGCGCTGGGCGAGCGCGCGCAGCGCGCCCTTGCCGGCCCGGAAGCCGGCCGGCGGGGTCCAGCGGAAGTAGAGGCCGTTGGGGCCACCCGCGTCCTCGGTCAGGTAGATGGCGTGGGTGTACGGGTCCACGGCCACGGCCTCGTGCGAGTAGCGGCCGAGGAACTTCAGCGCCACCGGGTTCTGGTTGGCAGCCCGGTCGTGCGGGTCCACCTCGAACACGTACCCGTGGTCCTTCAGGTACTGCCCGCCGGCCTTCTGCTCGGTCTCCTCGCAGGTCAGCCAGGTGCCCCACGGGGTGATGCCGCCGGCGCAGTTGTTGTGCGTGCCGGCCACGCTGACGTACTCGCGCAGCCGCCGGCCGCGCCCGTCCACCTCGATGGTGGTGGTGCCGCCACGCGCGCCCGGGTCGTAGGTCAGCCCGGCCAGCGCCGGCACCGGGAACGGCTCGCCGCCGCCGATCTCGTGGTTGTTCACCAGCACCGACCCGTTGGGGGAGCGGAAGCAGCCGGTGCCGTCCGCGTCGCTCGGGGTGGCCTGGCCGGACTCCAGCAGGGTCACGCCCGCCTGGGCCACGATGGTGTACGAGAAGCCCGGGGGCAGGGCCAGCAGGCCGGCCGGGTCCGGCACGAGGTCGCCGTAGCCGACCGCCGGGCGGCACGCGGCCCGGGCCGCCGCCGGACCGGCGATGGCGTCCAGGCTGCCGGCCACCACGATGCCGAGACCGGCGGCCGCGCCACCGTGCAGCACGGCCCGGCGGGAGATGGGGGAGGAGGTCACGTCGTCGCCTTCCTGTTCACAGCGTTGCTTCGGAACAGAGGCAAGTCGGGCCCCGGAAACGGCGTCCGGCGCCGACCGCCACCGGGGGATGAACAGTGGACCAACGTCGGGTGCGCGCCGCGCACTGTGCCGGGTCGCCGCGCGTCCGTTAGGGTTCCCCCGATCGGGTACGGCGGCGTCGGAGGGCGGACGGTGGGCAGGCTCGCGACGGCGTACCGGCAGGCGGTCGCCCTGCACCGGCAGGCCCTGCGCCGCTGGGAGACCGCCCGGCGGGCGCTGGCCGCCGCCGGTCCGGCGCCCGTCGGCAGCCCCGAGCTGGTCGCCCGCCTGGCCCGGCTCGGCGGCGAGCTGGCCGGTCCCGTGCCCGGCACCGCCCGCGCCGCCACCCACCCCGTTCCGGTACGCCTCGGCGAGGCGACCACCGTGGACGGCGGCTTCCCCGTGCTGGTGCCGCTGGGCGCCGGCGCCCACCTTGCGATAGACACCGACGCGCGGGACCCCCGGGTGGGCGAGCTGCTGCGGGCCCTGGTGGTGCGCCTGCTCACCGCCGCGCCGGCCGGCACGGTCCGGGTGGCCGGCATCGACCCGGCCGCGTTCGGCGCGGCGTTCCTGCCGCTGCGCCCGCTGCTCGACGCCGGCGCGCTGGGCCCGACCGCCACCACCGTCGCGGAGACGACCGCCCTGCTGGACGCGGCGGAACGGCACGCCCGGACCGCCCAGCGGGCCGCGCCCGAGGACCGGGAGCTGCTGCTGGTCGTCGCCGCGTCCGCCCCGCCGCCGCGCGAGCTGGCCCGGCTCGCCGCGCTCACCCACGCCGGGCCCGCCGCGGCGGTCTGCGTGCTGCTGGCCGGCCACCCGGCGGCCGGGCCGGCCGAGGCCCCGCCGCTGGGCGCCACCACCCAGCTCCGGCTCAACGAGCGGTACGCCCTGGTCGGCGACCCGCCCGGCCGGCCGTTCAGCGCCGACGGCAGCGGCCTGGCCGCCCCGGTCCTGCTCGACGGGGACCCGTCCCACGCCACCGTGACCGCGCTGGCCCGGCGGCTCGCCGAGGCCGTCCGGCGGGCCACCACGGTCAGCTTCGCCGACCTCCTGCCGGAGCGGCGCTGGGCCGAGTCGTCCGCCACCGGCCTGCGTACCGTGCTCGGCCGCGCCCGGGAACCGGTCACCGTGGCCTTCGACGACGCCACCCCGCACTGGCTGGTCGGCGGGCGCACCGGCGCCGGCAAGACGGTGTTCCTGCTCGACGTGCTCTACGGGCTGGCCGCCCGCTACTCCCCGGCCGAGCTCCAGCTCTTCCTGCTCGACTTCAAGGAGGGCGTCAGCTTCACCGAGTTCGTGCCCACCGAGCGGGACCCGTCCTGGCTGCCGCACGCCCGCGCGGTCGGCATCGAGTCCGACCGCGAGTACGGCGTGGCCGTGCTCCGCGAGCTGCGCGCCGAGCTGACCCGCCGGGCCGACCTGCTCAAGCGGCACGGCGTCACCAAGCTGGCCGACCTGCCGCCGAACGCCCGGCCGCCCCGGATCGTCACCGTGGTCGACGAGTTCCAGGTCCTGTTCGCCGGCAACGACGCGCTCGCCCGGCAGGCCGTCGACCTCATCGAGGAACTGGCCCGCAAGGGCCGCTCGTACGGCCTGCACCTGGTGCTGGCCAGCCAGAGCACCACCGGCATCGAGGCGCTCTACGGCCGGGCCGAGGCGATCTTCGGTCAGTTCCCGCTCCGGGTCGCGCTGCCCGGCGGGGGTGGCGTGCTCGACCCGCTCAACGACGCCGCGAAGGCGCTGACCCTCGGCACGGCCGTGGTCAACACCGCCGGAGGCACGGCCGGCGCGGACACCGACGTCCACTTCCCCGACGCGCACGCCGCCGCGGCCGACCTCGCCGCCCTGCGCCACGAGCTGTTCGCGGCCCGGCCGGCCGGCGCCCGCCCACCCGCCGTCTTCCGCGGGTACGAGACCCCCCGGCTCGCCGACGACCCCACCTGGGCCGGCCTGGCCCCGGGGGCCGACCCGCCGCTCGCCCTGGTCGGCCGCACCGTCGACGTGGCCGGCAGCACCGCCGCGTTCCGCCTCGACCCGGTGCCCGGCCGGCACCTCGCCGTGGTCGGCACCGCTGCCGCCGGCGCGGACGTGCTCCGCGCGGCCACGCTCGGCCTGGCCCGGCAGCACGCCCCCGGCACGGCCCGCTTCCTGTTCGTCCCCCTGGCGCCCGGCACCACCGGCACGGCCGACGACCTGGCCATGACCCTGGCCGCGGCCGGCCACCCGGTCCGCCGCCTCGACGCGGCGGCGCTGCGCGCCCACCTCGCCGAGCTGGCCGGCCCGCCCGCCCCGGAGTCGCGCCGGACCTACCTGGTCGTGTTCGGGATGGACGCCGCCGCGGGTGCGCTCGCCGCGGCCGATCCGGAGACGTTCCGCTCCGGCCACGACGACCTGCGGACGGTGCTGCGCCAGGGCCCCGCGCACGGCGTGCACCTGCTCGGCTGGTGGCGCGGGCTGCGCCGGCTCGTCGAGGACCTCGGCGGCAGCCAGAACCGCGACGACGTGGCCTGCCTGGTCGCGCTGAACGTGCCCGCCGCCGACCTGGGGCTGCACCTGGGCGTGCACGACCTCACCTACGCCCCGCGCGACGGCCGGGCCCTGCTGGTCGACCGCCACGAGCACCGCACCGCCCTGGTCGTGCCCTTCGTCGGCGACGGAGACGAGTCGTGACCGGGTTCGACGAGTACGCGGCCCTGCTCCGCGAACTCTCCACCCGGCAGCGGGGCGGCGAGCGGGCGGTCGCCGCCGAGGCCGAACGCCGGCGCGCCCTGCAGTCCACCGTCGACCAGCTCGGCCGGCGGCTCGCCGCGCAGGGGCAGCGCCTCGACCAGCTCGGGCAGGCCATCGACCTGCCGATGCGGTCGGTACCCGCCGAGGCCCCGGACGCGGCGACGGTCCCGGCCGGCGCCCCGTCCACGGCGGCGTCGGCCCAGCCCGCCGCGACACCGGCCGCGGGTGCGGCGGGTTCGGTCTCGCCGGTCCCGGGTCCGGCCGGGCCCGCGGCGGGACCGGTCGTGCCCGCGGCGGGAACGGCCGCGCCGGTGCCGCCCGGCGCGGAGGCGCCCGGAACCGGGGGCGGGGTGACCGGCGGCGCAGCCGCCGCGCCGGGGCGGCCGGGGGTCGGGGCGTATCCCGAAGGGACGGTGCCCGGTCCGCGCGCGGGTGACCCGGCGACCGAGCTGGCCGCGGCCGCGCGGCTGGCCGACGAGGCCGACCGGCACGGGCAGCAGGCCGAGGCCCTGGCGCGGAGGCCCGTGCTGCTGCCCACCTGGTCGGCGCCGGCCCGGGCGGTCGCCGTGTACGCGGCCTGCGCGCTGGCCGGCTCCCTGCTCATGCTGGTGGCGCTGATCGGCTCGCCGCTGCCGGCCACCGGGCTGGACCTGGTGGCCGCCGTCTCGTGCGCGGGAGTGCCGCTGCTGTCCTTCCTGGCCGGCCACCTCGTGCTCGGGCGCTGGGGCCGCCCGGTGCTGGGCGGCGACACCCCGCCGGGGCGGTACCTGCCGCTGGGCTTCGTGATCTGCGCGCTGGTCGCCCCGTCGCTGTTCTGCCTCTACCTGGTGGTGTTCCGGCTGCTCAGCTGATCAGGAGGTGGGCCGGACGGGATCACGCCGCGACACGAGGCTCTGCCGGCCGTCGCGCCCCGCCCGGCCGGTGGGTGCCGCAGCGTGCGGTGGTCGCGGGGCACGCCGTCGTCTCGTAGGCTGCGGTCGACCCGGGCGACGTGGGGAGGGCGCGTGAGCGCAGCGGACATCATGGCGAGGCTGGCGGCGGCGGCCCAGAAGCTGGACGAGGCGAAGGCCCGGACGGCCGCCGCGGCGCAGGACGCCGCCGAGGCCCGGGCTCTGGTGGCGGGCGCGCTGGAGGGCGTGGCGGCCGGGCCGCTGCTCAACATGATCGACGCTTACCGGCAGGCGCTCACCCAGGCTGCGCAGGGCGGCGAGCCGGCCCGGCAGCACGTGCAGGAGACGATCGCCAAGGTCCAGGCGCTGGGTAGCTGAGAGCGCCCACCCCCGCCGGTGGTCAGGGGTCGGTGAGGACGAGCCACTCGTCGTCGCGCCGGCCGACGGTGGTGTCCGCCGGCCAGTCGTGGGTCACGGACGCCGACGCGCGGGCCTGGTCGACCAGCGGCCGGCGGGCCAGTGTCGCCCCCTCGAAGCTGGCCCGGCCGTGGAACACGGCCCGGCCGAAGTTGGCGGCCCCCTCGAAGCGGGCCCCCTCGAACCAGGCCTCCGCGCCGAACTCGGTCCAGCGGAACAGCGCCAGGTCGGCGAACCGGGCCCGGCGGAAGCCCGCGTACGCCGCGAAGGTGGTGTGCTCCATGGACAGTCCGGCCAGGAACGCCGCCTCGCGGAAGGTGGCGCTTCCCGCGAACCGGGCCCGGTCGAAGCTGCTGGGCTGCCGCAGCGTGGCGCCGCGGAAGGAGACCGGCCCGAAGCTCGTCCCGCGGCAGGACAGCGTGCCGCCGAGGTCGGCCCGGTCGAAGCTCACCGGGCCCGCGAAGCGGGCGTCGTCCAGCACGAGTTCCGCGTCGCCGGTGAGGTCCTCGAAGATGGCGTCGGCGAACTCCGCGGTCAGCCGGAGCCGGCCGCGGACGACCGCCCCGGCGAAGCTGGTGGTGCCCGTGCAGACCGCGCCGGTGAGGTCCAGGTCCACGAGGGTGCAGCCGGCGGCGTCGAAGTCGTGCAGCCGGGCGCCGGTCAGGTCCAGCGCGATGCCGGGCCACCAGTCGTCGCCGTCGGCGCGCAGGTGCCGGGCGAGCATCCGCTGCGCCGTGCGGCGCACCTCGGTCTCGCGCGGGTCGTCGGGCGCCGGCATCCGGAGGTACGCGCAGAGCACCGCCACGATCGTCGGCCGCTGTTCCGGGTTGTCCTGACCGAGCCGTTCGAGGGCGTGCAGGCCGCCGAGGCGTACCGCGGGGTTGTCGCTGCCGACCAGCTCGATGGCCCGGACGTACAGCTCGGTGAGCCGCCGCTCGGCGGCGTCGTGTTCGACGGCGGCGGCCTGCCGCTCCTGGTGCCGCTGACCGGCGTAGGCGACCGCCTCGGCGTGCGCCTGCACCCGGTCGCGGTGCGCCTGGTCCCGGGCGGCCACGGCCTCCTGGTGCCGCTGCCCGCGCTCGTTGATCCACTGTCGACGGGCGGCGAGCAGCAGCGCCAGCCCGCCGCCGGTGCCGGCGACCACGGTGAGACCGGTGCGGATGGCGTCGACGCGCAGCGTGGCCCGGGTGTCCGGTTGGGCGGCCCGGTCGGCCTCGCCGAGCAGCCAGTCCAGGACCAGCCAGCCGAGCAGGACGGCCAGCAGCAGCCCGAGCAGCGCCAACCACCACGGCATCACCCGGAGCGGTTTCTCCGGCGGCGGTGGGGTGGACACGGCGCTCAGCATGCCATTTGGGCGGGCGGGCCGGGGGACCGCCGGACGCCGGATACGCCGGTTTGTGCCCCCTGCGGAACATCGGGTTACCAGCGCGTAACTTTCCATTGACGTCTGTGAAATCGGACACGCATCATCGTTTCCACGATCGATCGGATCCCCCCACCCGTCTCCCGGAAATCCGGGGCCTCCCACCGGAGGTGCAGCCCATGCTGCTCCGAACGATCCTGGCCGCCACCGCCGCCGTCACCGCCCTGCTGGTCCCGGCCACCGCCGCCCACGCCGAGCCCGCCACCCAAACGGCCACCACCACCGAACCCACCGCCGCCGGCAACGCCGAGGCCACCCGGGCCGACGCCGCCGGTCTCGCCGCCGCCGGCGCCGACCCGGTCGTCGTGGTCGGCGGGCTGATCGGAGTCTCCATCGCCTACGAGCCGATCGCCGCCCGGCTGCGCGCCGACGGCTACCGGGTCTCCATCTACCAGTTGCCGAACCTCGGCTTCGGCGACATCCGCGAGTCCGCCCGGGCCCTGTCGTCCTATGTCGACCAGGTCCGCTCCGCCACCGGGGCGGCCAAGGTGGACCTGGTCACCCACTCCGAGGGCGGCCTGGTCTCCCGCTGGTACGTCACGTTCCTCGGCGGCGCCGCCAAGGTCGACCAGTACGTCAGCCTGGGCAGCCCGCAGCAGGGCACCTACGTCGCCAACATCGTCAACTTCCTGGGGCTGGGCAGCTGCGCGGGCATCGTCGCCTGCCAGCAGATGTCCATCGGGTCCAGCCTCCTGGCCGACCTCAACGGCGGCGACGACACCCCGGGCGCGGTCCGCTGGACCACCGTCCGGACCTGGCAGGACGAGCTGGTACGCCCGGTCGACAACGCCTCCCTCGCCGACGGCGCCACCAACGTCCTGGTGCAGGCGTGGTGCCCGCTGCGGATCGTCGGCCACCTGGGCCTGATCCTCGACGGCACCACGTACAGCGTCGTGCGGCAGGTGCTCGCCGGCGCCGCGATCCGCCCCAACTGTTTCGCGCTCTGAGACCGGTTCCCGGCTCGACGGTCGCCGCGCCGGCGGCCGTCGAGCCCCGGTCAGTCGGTGGTCCGGCCGAGGATGAGGTCGGCCGCCCGCCAGGCCAGCGCGGTCACCGGTGCGCTGGTCCAGCCGGACACCATCGCGGGCAGCACCGACGCGTCGACGACCCGCAGCCCGTCCACCCCGCGCACCCGGAGCTGCGGGTCGACCACGTGGTCGTCGCCGGTCCCCATGGCGCAGGTGCCGATGGCGTGGTAGCCGCAGTAGCCGTGCGTCCGGCCGGCCTCGATGATCTCCTCGTCGGTCTGGGCCGCCGGCCCGGGCAGGGTCTCCGCCGCGATCCGCTTGGCGATCGGCCCGGTGGCGAACAGCTCCCGGACGAGGCGCACCGCGTCCACGGCGACCCGCCGGTCGTG is part of the Micromonospora halotolerans genome and encodes:
- a CDS encoding TetR/AcrR family transcriptional regulator — protein: MTPVMASADQLGEVFARRPKRADARRNYEALIAAAQEVFGEYGAGASLEEIARRAGVGIGTLYRNFPKRRDLFEAVYVEEVRALSASAADLADRPPWEALVAWLHRFVAYVGTKRALAEELVHDSEVFRSCRTEIYAAGEPLLRRAQEAGVARPDATFDDVVRLVSGIMAYQFFEPAQRDRVLTIALDGLRHPATSR
- a CDS encoding alkaline phosphatase PhoX, with translation MTSSPISRRAVLHGGAAAGLGIVVAGSLDAIAGPAAARAACRPAVGYGDLVPDPAGLLALPPGFSYTIVAQAGVTLLESGQATPSDADGTGCFRSPNGSVLVNNHEIGGGEPFPVPALAGLTYDPGARGGTTTIEVDGRGRRLREYVSVAGTHNNCAGGITPWGTWLTCEETEQKAGGQYLKDHGYVFEVDPHDRAANQNPVALKFLGRYSHEAVAVDPYTHAIYLTEDAGGPNGLYFRWTPPAGFRAGKGALRALAQRPDGDTAGRLQAMSCFRGGQHVADLSEATTPGTRYKVQWVDVPDRDAKTVSVRKQFTDDEVTRSRKLEGAWWADGGAYFVASFARHDDGSVNEHDGQVWFYDPRTETVTLKTIFGVNTDPEADNGNFDGPDNITVSPYGGVILAEDGEGVSHLVGVTEQGKAYPLARNELNDSEFTGPTFSADGKILFANIQSPGYVFAITGPWGRPSNADLAAS
- a CDS encoding FtsK/SpoIIIE domain-containing protein, which codes for MGRLATAYRQAVALHRQALRRWETARRALAAAGPAPVGSPELVARLARLGGELAGPVPGTARAATHPVPVRLGEATTVDGGFPVLVPLGAGAHLAIDTDARDPRVGELLRALVVRLLTAAPAGTVRVAGIDPAAFGAAFLPLRPLLDAGALGPTATTVAETTALLDAAERHARTAQRAAPEDRELLLVVAASAPPPRELARLAALTHAGPAAAVCVLLAGHPAAGPAEAPPLGATTQLRLNERYALVGDPPGRPFSADGSGLAAPVLLDGDPSHATVTALARRLAEAVRRATTVSFADLLPERRWAESSATGLRTVLGRAREPVTVAFDDATPHWLVGGRTGAGKTVFLLDVLYGLAARYSPAELQLFLLDFKEGVSFTEFVPTERDPSWLPHARAVGIESDREYGVAVLRELRAELTRRADLLKRHGVTKLADLPPNARPPRIVTVVDEFQVLFAGNDALARQAVDLIEELARKGRSYGLHLVLASQSTTGIEALYGRAEAIFGQFPLRVALPGGGGVLDPLNDAAKALTLGTAVVNTAGGTAGADTDVHFPDAHAAAADLAALRHELFAARPAGARPPAVFRGYETPRLADDPTWAGLAPGADPPLALVGRTVDVAGSTAAFRLDPVPGRHLAVVGTAAAGADVLRAATLGLARQHAPGTARFLFVPLAPGTTGTADDLAMTLAAAGHPVRRLDAAALRAHLAELAGPPAPESRRTYLVVFGMDAAAGALAAADPETFRSGHDDLRTVLRQGPAHGVHLLGWWRGLRRLVEDLGGSQNRDDVACLVALNVPAADLGLHLGVHDLTYAPRDGRALLVDRHEHRTALVVPFVGDGDES
- a CDS encoding DUF6244 family protein — protein: MSAADIMARLAAAAQKLDEAKARTAAAAQDAAEARALVAGALEGVAAGPLLNMIDAYRQALTQAAQGGEPARQHVQETIAKVQALGS
- a CDS encoding pentapeptide repeat-containing protein, with protein sequence MSTPPPPEKPLRVMPWWLALLGLLLAVLLGWLVLDWLLGEADRAAQPDTRATLRVDAIRTGLTVVAGTGGGLALLLAARRQWINERGQRHQEAVAARDQAHRDRVQAHAEAVAYAGQRHQERQAAAVEHDAAERRLTELYVRAIELVGSDNPAVRLGGLHALERLGQDNPEQRPTIVAVLCAYLRMPAPDDPRETEVRRTAQRMLARHLRADGDDWWPGIALDLTGARLHDFDAAGCTLVDLDLTGAVCTGTTSFAGAVVRGRLRLTAEFADAIFEDLTGDAELVLDDARFAGPVSFDRADLGGTLSCRGTSFGPVSFRGATLRQPSSFDRARFAGSATFREAAFLAGLSMEHTTFAAYAGFRRARFADLALFRWTEFGAEAWFEGARFEGAANFGRAVFHGRASFEGATLARRPLVDQARASASVTHDWPADTTVGRRDDEWLVLTDP
- a CDS encoding lipase family alpha/beta hydrolase, with protein sequence MLLRTILAATAAVTALLVPATAAHAEPATQTATTTEPTAAGNAEATRADAAGLAAAGADPVVVVGGLIGVSIAYEPIAARLRADGYRVSIYQLPNLGFGDIRESARALSSYVDQVRSATGAAKVDLVTHSEGGLVSRWYVTFLGGAAKVDQYVSLGSPQQGTYVANIVNFLGLGSCAGIVACQQMSIGSSLLADLNGGDDTPGAVRWTTVRTWQDELVRPVDNASLADGATNVLVQAWCPLRIVGHLGLILDGTTYSVVRQVLAGAAIRPNCFAL